The following nucleotide sequence is from Acidovorax radicis.
TGGACCGCTCGCGCATCTACGCCGCCATTCGCGCCCGCCTGCGCAGCGCGCCCCTGAGCTTTTTCGTGCCGGCGCGACAGGTCAGCGTTGGTGTATCGTCGCAAGCTTGAGGGCGGACAACCGCCGCATCTGTCCTACATGGCTGGAATGTTTCCGCCTGTAAATTCGGGGCACCAACGCCCAAGCGCACCCCCTTCCGCCTGAGAAGGGCCTGTGCACCGGCCCTTTCACACCGACGGGCTCCGCCCGTCTGACGCAGAGGTTCCATGACATGAATGAAATCCTGAGCTTCTGGGCGCAGTGGCTGCGCCCCTCGGCCGGGTTGCCCACGGTGCAATGGTCGCTGCTGCTGGCCGTGGCCGCCATGGCGGGCTATCTCACACAGCGCCATACCGGCCTGCCCAAGGTGCTCGGCTATTCGCTGGTGGGCACCGCCGCCGGGCTGGCCGGGTTCAGCGGGGCAGTGTGGCCGTTGCAGGGCATCGGCCTGTTCCTGCTGGAGCTGGGCATCGCCATCGTGCTGTTTGAATGCGGCGGCCGCATTCCGCTGCGCTGGTTCCGCCACAACCCCATGGTGCTGGTGCAGAGCATTGCCGAATCGGTGTTGACCTACTTTGCCGTGTACTGGGTGCTGGTGTGGCTGAACCTGCCCACCCAGGTGGCTGGTCCGCTCGCCCTGGTGGCGCTGGCCGCCTCGCCTGCCGTGCTCACCCGTGTGGTGGCCGACACCCGCGCGGCAGGCCCGGTCACAGAGCGCGCCATCGTGCTCACCACCTTGTCCACGCTGTATGCACTGACGCTGGGCAGCGCCAAGGCCGAGCTGATCAACCGCCAGAGCCTCACGCTGATGGAGACCGTGTACCCCGTGGTGGTGGTGCTGGGTGTCTCCATCATCGTAGCCGCCGTGCTGGCCCTGGTGCTGCGCATGGCCCTGCGC
It contains:
- a CDS encoding cation:proton antiporter codes for the protein MNEILSFWAQWLRPSAGLPTVQWSLLLAVAAMAGYLTQRHTGLPKVLGYSLVGTAAGLAGFSGAVWPLQGIGLFLLELGIAIVLFECGGRIPLRWFRHNPMVLVQSIAESVLTYFAVYWVLVWLNLPTQVAGPLALVALAASPAVLTRVVADTRAAGPVTERAIVLTTLSTLYALTLGSAKAELINRQSLTLMETVYPVVVVLGVSIIVAAVLALVLRMALRFMSPTSENTSMLFLALVAAGTAVAAHMGGSAPLAALLGGMLLKQLNPRPWAWPRQLGNASSLLTMLMFVLVSTVAAQADWSAPVAGVVLALIAVRLVAKATGVALGNVGSGASWKQALWVGCAMTPMSSIALLIASQFVLASPSTGHVIAGVALPAILLMEVLGAVIATVAIYRAGESSKPWAPLTRGHNGENSRES